The sequence below is a genomic window from Massilia oculi.
CCGATGCCGTTGTCCGACACCGTGAGCGCCACCTCGTTCGCCTCGACCCGCGCCGCAAGCTCGATCGCCCCGCCCTGCGGCGTGTACTTGGCCGCGTTGTTGAGCAGGTTGCTCAGGACCTGGGCCACGCGGTGGCGGTCGGCGTGCAGCGCCAGCGGCGCTTGCGGCAGGCGCAAGGCCAGCGCGTGCTTGCGCGCATCGACCAGCGGCATGCTCATGTCGACCGCCTCGCGCACCACGTCGGCCAGCAGCACGCGTTCCAGGCGCAAGGTCACCTTGCCCTCGGCCAGGCGCGCCATGTCGAGCAGGTCGTCGACCAGGTGCACCATGTGGTCGACCTGGCGCCGCATGATGGCCTGCACGTCGCCGCTGGCGGCGCCGATGCGCATCAGCTCCAGGCCCGAGCGGATCGGCGCCAGCGGGTTGCGCAGCTCGTGCGCGAGCGTGAACAGGAAGTCGCTTTGTGCGCGGTTCTTCTGTCCCAGTTCGCTGGCCAGGCGCTGCAGCTCCTGCTCCGCGCACTTCTGGCTGTCGATGTCGAGGGTCACGCCATCGAAGCGCTCCGGCTGGCCGTGCTTGCCCAGGCCGCACCAGCCGATCGCGCGCAGCCAGCGCTGCGCGCCGCCGGCCACGGTGCGGAACTCCTGGTCGAGCGGCGCGCCGGAGCGCACCGTGTGTTCCACGCTCGCGGCCAGACGTTCCCGGTCTTCCGGGGCGACCGCCGCCAGCAGCGCATTCACCGACGCCTGGCGCGGGCCATCCAGGCCGAAGTGCACCGCCATTTCGGCGTTGAGCTGGAACTCGGTGAACGGCGCATCGGCGTACCAGACGCCGATGTCGCCCGCCTCGGACACCCGCTCGAAGCGCTCCTGCAGGGTCTTGCGCACCTGAATGTCGATCACCGTGCCAACATAGCCATCCGGCTCGCCCGCCGCGCTCAGGCGCGGCATGCCGGAGTCGATGAACCAGCGGTAGCTGCCGTCGTGGCAGCGCAGGCGGTAGTCGAACGAGAACGGCTCGCGCGCCGCGTTCGCGGCCAGGAAGATCTCGCCGGCGCGGCCGCGGTCCTCGGGATGGACATTGTCGAGCCAGCCCAGGCCCAGGTCCTGCTCCGGCGTTCGGCCGGTGTAGTCGTACCAGCGCTGGCTGAGATAAGTGCACCGGCCGTCATTGTCGGTGGTCCACAACATCGCCGGCGAGGCGTCGACCAGGGCCCGCACATGGGCTTCGCGCGCGCGCGCATCGTGCTCCATCTGGCGCCGCTCCCGCCCCATGGCCACCTGGGTTTGCACCCGGGCCAGCAGCTCGTTGGCCGAGAACGGCTTGACCAGGTAGTCGTCGGCGCCGGCCTGCAGGCCTTCGACCTTGGCTTCCTCGCCGGCGCGCGCCGACAGCAGCATCACCGGCAGCAGGCGCAGCGCCTCGCTGGCGCGGACCCGCGCGATGAGGCCGAAGCCGTCGAGCTTCGGCATCATCACGTCGCTCAGCAGCAGGTCGGGCGGGTCGGCCAGCGCGAGCTCGAACGCGGCCTGGCCGTCCGCGCACACGCGCACCTCTGCATGCGGCTCGAGCAAGGCCTTCAGGTAGGCGCGCATATCGTTGTTGTCGTCGGCGATCAGGATGCGCGCTCTGGCCTGGCCGGCGATGTCGACCGGGGCCGGCTGCCCCTCCTCCCGCGGTGGCGCCTCGGCGTCCGGCAGCCAGCGCAGCGCTTCCTCGACGAAGGCGGAACCCATGCGCTGGCGGTCTTCCATCGTGTCCGGCGCGTGCAGGATGCGGTCCTGCGGCAGGTGAGCGTGGCCGAACGGCAGGTCGACGTCGAAGCGCGTGCCTTCGCCGAACGTGCTGGTCACGGCGATGGTCCCGCCATGCAGGCGCACCAGTTCCTGGATCAGGGCCAGGCCGATGCCGGTGCCTTCATAGGTGCGCCCCGGCGCGCCCTCGATGCGGTGGAAGCGTTCGAACATGCGCGGCAGCTCGTGCTCGGGGATGCCGGTACCGGTGTCCTGCACCGACAGCCGCGCCATGCCGGCATGCTCGCGCAAGCTGACCGTGACGCTGCCGTTCAGGGTGAACTTGAAGGCGTTGGACAGCAGGTTGAAGACGATTTTTTCCCACATGTCGCGGTCGACGCACACCGGCTGGCCCAGGTCCTGCAGCTCGACCTTGTAGGCCAGGCCGCCCTTGGCCATGGCCGATTCGAACACGCCAGCCAGGTCGAGCGTCAGGTGCGCCAGGTCCACCGGCACGTAACTGGCCTGCACCCTGCCGGCCTCGATGCGCGAGAAGTCGAGCAGCGAGTTGACCAGCTTGAGCAGGCGCAGCGCGTTGCGGTGGGTAACTTCGATGCGCTTCCTCTGGGCAGCGCTCATGCTGCCCTCGGCGTCGGCCAGGGCGTCTTCGAGCGGGCCGAGGATCAGGGTCAGCGGCGTGCGGAATTCGTGCGATACGTTGGAAAAGAAGGCGGTCTTGGCGCGGTCGATCTTGGCCAGTTCCTCGGCGCGGCGCTGCTCCTGCTCGTAGGCGATGACGTTGCCGACCGCGGTGTTCACGGCGGCCCCCAGCAATTCATAGAAGTTGCGGTAGTCGGCGTCGAGCGCGCGGCGCACGCTCACGCCGGCGACCAGGAAGCCGAACAGCTCCTGCTGGCCCGGCAGCGACAGCGGCAGCACCAGCGCCGAGCGCGGCGGATCGTCGTAAGGTCCGCAGGCGGCGCCGGCGAGGCGCGCGGCGACGTCGTCGACCTGCGCCGCCGCGCCCGTGGCGGCGCAGCGCGCGAACGGCCAGCAATCGTCGTCCAGCGGCGCCGACCGCGGCGCCAGCGCGCAGTGCGGCGGCAAGCCGCCGCCGCCGCGCAGCTCCAGGATCCCGCTGTCCTGGTCGATCTGGTAGAACAGCATGAACGGCACGTCGGCCTCCATGCGCTCGCCATGCGCCGTCAGCTGCTGGCCGATCTCGGCCATCGAGCGGGTCGTCGCCAGGCCGGCGGTCAGGTCGCGCAACCCCTGGCTGCGGCGCGCGCCCAGCACCTGGGCCGTGGTTTCGGTAATCGGGTGAAAGATGCCGCCCACCGTCCCCGACTCGTCGCGGATCGGCGAGAACGAGAACGTCATGTTCGCTTCCTCGAGATAGCCGCTGCGGTCGAGGAACATCTGCTGATCCTTGATGTAGGCGCCGTCGCCCTGGTGGGCGCGCTCGAAGGCCGCGCCCACCACCGGCAAGGCCGACGCCCATACCACCTTGAACGGCGCCCCCATCGACGCCGGATGCAGGTCGCCGCAGATCGGACGGTAGGCGTCGTTATAGATCTGGATGTCGTCCGGCCCCCAGCACACCAGGATCGGGAAGGTCGAGGACAGGCACAGGCTGACCGAGGTGCGCAGGCTCTGCGGCCAGTCCGACAATGGTCCGAGCGGCGTCTTCGACCAATCCATGCTGCGGATCAGTTCTCCCATCTCGCCGCCACCGGCGAGCCAGTTCAGGTCGGAATCGACAAGCGTGGAGGATGACGGGAGTGCGGACATGGTACGGGACCTTACGGCGGGAACGATAAAAGACGGATTCTTGACACCCTGTTCACTGCGGCGCATGCAGTCCGGCGTCAACTCATGCAGAGGGCATCCGCTATTAGACCATAACAACAGGAAATACCGGCGCAATATGGGCAAGTGCGCGGCGAGCGCATGCGGCTCGTCGTCGAAAAGACACGGCCAGCGCATGGCTGGCCGTGTCGGATCCAGGGCGGCAGGCGCCGCCCGCAGGTCGGGATCAGGCCGGCACGGCCTTGCCGCGGCCGGTCGCCAGGCGGCCGATGCGAACGATCACGCGGTAGACCAGGCGCACGAAGGTCAGGGTCAGGATCGCTTCGACGAAGGTCATCAGGAAGGCCGGCAGCGCGTTCCAGCGCTCTGCGCGCCGGCCATACTTGGCCAGCATGCGGTCGCGGGCGATCTCGATGCTGTCGTAGAAGGTCGGCACCACCAGCAGGGTCAGCACGGTCGAGGTGATCGTGCCGCCGATGATGGCGATCGCCAGCGGCTGGTAGAACTCGCCCGCGTCGCCGAAGGCCAGCGCCACCGGCAGCATGCCGGCGATCAGCGCGAAGGTCGTCATCAGGATCGGACGCAGGCGCTTGCGGCCGGCCGCCATCAGGGCTTCCTCGCGGTCCATGCCTTCGTGCTCGAGGGCGCGGGCGGCGTCCAGCAGCAGGATCGCGTTCTTGGCCACCAGGCCCATCAGCATGATGATGCCGATCATGCTCATCAGGTTGAGCGTGTGCCCCGTGATGATCAGCGCCACGACCACGCCGATCAGCGACAGCGGCAGCGACATCATCACGCCGATCGGCGCCGTGAACGAACCGAACTGCATCACCAGGATCAGGTACATCAGGGCGATGCCCGACAGCAGCGCGATGATCATTTCGGTGAACAGCTCCTGCTGGTCTTCACCCGAGCCGCCCAGCGCCAGGCCATAGCCCGGCGGGAAGTCGAAGGTGCGCGCCAGCTTCATGGCGTCGGCCGTGACCTCGCCCGGCGAACGTCCCTGGGCATTGGCGGACACGGTGATCATGCGCTCGCCGTTCTTGTGACGGATGGCCGACGGCCCCTTGCCCATGGTGATCTCGGCGATCTGGTCGAGCGGCACCATCATGCCGGTGCCGCCGACCGAGATCGGCAGGCGCTCGATGCTCTCGGTATTGACGCGGTCGTCCGGATGCAGGCGCACGGCGACGTCGCGGGTCTCGCTGGTCGGGTCGACCCAGTCGCCCACCTCGATGCCGGCGAAGGCCACGCGCAGCGACTGGGCGGCGTCGTTGACGGAGATGCCCATCATGTTCGCCAGGCCGCGGTCGAGCACGATCTGCAGCTCGTTCTTCGGATCCTGCTCGGACAGGGTGACGTCGACCGCGCCCGGCACTTCGCGCAGCTTGGCCATATAGGCATTGGTCAGTTCCATCAGCTTGCGCGAATCGGGGCCGCTGAATTCGATCTGCACCGGCTTGCCGTTTCCGCTCAGGTCGTCCATGACGACGTACTCGGCGCCGACCAGGCGGCTGATCTTCTGGCGCAGCTCGACCGCGACTTCGGAGGCGCTGCGTTCGCGCTGGCGGCGCTTGCCGATGTCGACATAGACGCGGCCGCCGTTCAGGTTGACGTTGCTGTTGGTGTCCTCGGCTTCGGGCAGGGTGCGCGCCAGCTCGGCGGCCGCCTCGACCTTGCGGCGGGCGTACTCGACGCTCGACGAGGCCGGCACGCGCACGTCGATCATGATCGTGCCCGAGTCCATCTTGGGCAGGAAGCTCGAGCCGCCGAACGTCGAGTGCAGGGCGATCGCGCCGACGAAGCTGGCCAGCGCCAGGAAGCCCATCCAGCGGCGGTGGTGCAGCGCCCAGGCGATCACGCGGCCATAACGGTCGGCCTGGTGGTCGAACCAGTGGTTGAACTTGTCCAGCACGCGACCGAGGCCTTTCTTGGGCGCGGTGTGGTGATCCGGCGGGTCGCCCCAGTAGGCCGACAGCATCGGGTCCAGCGTGAACGAGATGAGCAGCGACACGATCACCGAGCACGTCACGGTGAGCGCGAACGGACGGAACCACTCGCCGGACACGCCAGGCATGAAGGCCACCGGCACGAACACGGCCATGATGGAGAAGGTCGTGGCGGCCACGGCCATGCCGATCTCGGCGGTGCCTTCCAGCGCC
It includes:
- a CDS encoding ATP-binding protein, whose protein sequence is MSALPSSSTLVDSDLNWLAGGGEMGELIRSMDWSKTPLGPLSDWPQSLRTSVSLCLSSTFPILVCWGPDDIQIYNDAYRPICGDLHPASMGAPFKVVWASALPVVGAAFERAHQGDGAYIKDQQMFLDRSGYLEEANMTFSFSPIRDESGTVGGIFHPITETTAQVLGARRSQGLRDLTAGLATTRSMAEIGQQLTAHGERMEADVPFMLFYQIDQDSGILELRGGGGLPPHCALAPRSAPLDDDCWPFARCAATGAAAQVDDVAARLAGAACGPYDDPPRSALVLPLSLPGQQELFGFLVAGVSVRRALDADYRNFYELLGAAVNTAVGNVIAYEQEQRRAEELAKIDRAKTAFFSNVSHEFRTPLTLILGPLEDALADAEGSMSAAQRKRIEVTHRNALRLLKLVNSLLDFSRIEAGRVQASYVPVDLAHLTLDLAGVFESAMAKGGLAYKVELQDLGQPVCVDRDMWEKIVFNLLSNAFKFTLNGSVTVSLREHAGMARLSVQDTGTGIPEHELPRMFERFHRIEGAPGRTYEGTGIGLALIQELVRLHGGTIAVTSTFGEGTRFDVDLPFGHAHLPQDRILHAPDTMEDRQRMGSAFVEEALRWLPDAEAPPREEGQPAPVDIAGQARARILIADDNNDMRAYLKALLEPHAEVRVCADGQAAFELALADPPDLLLSDVMMPKLDGFGLIARVRASEALRLLPVMLLSARAGEEAKVEGLQAGADDYLVKPFSANELLARVQTQVAMGRERRQMEHDARAREAHVRALVDASPAMLWTTDNDGRCTYLSQRWYDYTGRTPEQDLGLGWLDNVHPEDRGRAGEIFLAANAAREPFSFDYRLRCHDGSYRWFIDSGMPRLSAAGEPDGYVGTVIDIQVRKTLQERFERVSEAGDIGVWYADAPFTEFQLNAEMAVHFGLDGPRQASVNALLAAVAPEDRERLAASVEHTVRSGAPLDQEFRTVAGGAQRWLRAIGWCGLGKHGQPERFDGVTLDIDSQKCAEQELQRLASELGQKNRAQSDFLFTLAHELRNPLAPIRSGLELMRIGAASGDVQAIMRRQVDHMVHLVDDLLDMARLAEGKVTLRLERVLLADVVREAVDMSMPLVDARKHALALRLPQAPLALHADRHRVAQVLSNLLNNAAKYTPQGGAIELAARVEANEVALTVSDNGIGIAGPALETVFDMYAQAHLGTEMAQGGLGVGLNLVQRLVKLHGGRVTASSAGAGMGSQFTVWLPLPQDALAEAPGMAGTRAAPEPAAARVAATPGGVLRILVVDDNVDAAETLQALLEMNDHTVSVANDGAAALRLAGEDLPQVVFLDIGLPDMSGHEAAESMRRIPGMENATLVALTGWGRSRIGDGRARRGSIIT
- a CDS encoding efflux RND transporter permease subunit, coding for MFLSNFSVKKPVATIVIIVAMMAIGLLALSKLRVNQNPDVDIPVIVVDIPYPGASPETSEREITNRLEKQMQAIQGVTEVNSNSYEGGATIWMEFDFDRNLIEASDDVRNAIAAVRYKLPIEMREPVLRRIDPAAEPVMSLALSSSTQSHAEISRYAEDVLADQFRAIDGVSTVAVNGALRRELSVLLRAEKLREFNVSVTEVTNALRSGNTNAPVGKLRDELDEKGIRLVGRIERPEDFSQIVVKRNGDTIVRLNQVAEIQDGFADINSLSMRSGKPNVGLQISRSRDASTVSLAKKVHEVVKEANKHLPEGTKLEVTRDGGEDAQSSLNNVIEALVLGAVLTVFVVYAFLNSWRSTLITALALPTSVLAAFIAVWLCGFTLNFMTLLGLSLAIGVLIDDAIVVRENIVRHMEMGSDRRTAALEGTAEIGMAVAATTFSIMAVFVPVAFMPGVSGEWFRPFALTVTCSVIVSLLISFTLDPMLSAYWGDPPDHHTAPKKGLGRVLDKFNHWFDHQADRYGRVIAWALHHRRWMGFLALASFVGAIALHSTFGGSSFLPKMDSGTIMIDVRVPASSSVEYARRKVEAAAELARTLPEAEDTNSNVNLNGGRVYVDIGKRRQRERSASEVAVELRQKISRLVGAEYVVMDDLSGNGKPVQIEFSGPDSRKLMELTNAYMAKLREVPGAVDVTLSEQDPKNELQIVLDRGLANMMGISVNDAAQSLRVAFAGIEVGDWVDPTSETRDVAVRLHPDDRVNTESIERLPISVGGTGMMVPLDQIAEITMGKGPSAIRHKNGERMITVSANAQGRSPGEVTADAMKLARTFDFPPGYGLALGGSGEDQQELFTEMIIALLSGIALMYLILVMQFGSFTAPIGVMMSLPLSLIGVVVALIITGHTLNLMSMIGIIMLMGLVAKNAILLLDAARALEHEGMDREEALMAAGRKRLRPILMTTFALIAGMLPVALAFGDAGEFYQPLAIAIIGGTITSTVLTLLVVPTFYDSIEIARDRMLAKYGRRAERWNALPAFLMTFVEAILTLTFVRLVYRVIVRIGRLATGRGKAVPA